The window AATCACAGTGGCCAGATAAAAGCTGGGAGgactctgcagtggcacagagcagcaagtGAGACACAGATAACTGCTGTGCATGAAACCAGGCTTGGGTGCTCCTCAAGCACTTTGCAAACAATGTAAAAACCACAGACAAAGCAATGTGTTAGCAAGTCCCTTGTGCATTTAgagtttatttcatttttttgtaaTGGAACTGCACCATTGGTTACTCTAATTGAGGTATTTAGCCAAAATCCAGTATATAGTCATGAAAATAAGTACACTGCCTTAGAGCTATGTAAAAACATTGTACAAAATTTGTGTCCATGtcaaataaatacattaattttaatatcTATGTAAAGAAACATGACTTGGATACTCTTGtggttaagaaaaaaaaataaaacaactggCTCTTTCACATATTTTAGGCAAACATTCAGTTTTACATTAAACAGACCTCAAACTGAATCTTAGGTAACAGGTCAAATACAAACGTAGAAACTTAAAAGTGCCAACAAACAAGATAATTCAAGTACAGGAAACgttaaaaaatatatgtatttatttaaattttcagaTGGTTCCAATAGGGACAGGCCATCAGGGATTTAAATAGAACATGAAAACATCTGAGATAACAAGAACAAGAAACATTTTGTTCCAGAATAAAATAGAAATCATTAATCCAACATTTTAGAAACAGAGAAGTCCACGGCAACTTAGAAAAAGAGACTTAAGAGTTCATTTCTGTTCTGAATATGGCCTGGAAGAATCACAGCAGCTATCCCAGCCACCAGGTGATGATGACTTTTCTGTATCCACGCTCTGATTGTAAGCAGATAGAAAATAATTGCTCCCttcttggttttgatttgcagGAGAAATTGGGTATGTTGTTCCCAGAAAAGTCTGATGAGTGAGGACATTAAAGTGGCTGAACTGATGGGACATGTTTAATGGTCTGCTATAAACCTGGAAGTTACTGAAAGGAGTTTGTTCAACTGCAttgtggttttttccttcagcagagcATGTTGTAGAAACTGTGGTAATTGGCTGCTTCTCTTCCAAGCCAGTTTTGTAAGTCTTTTCCCCAAGGCCACTTTGTGCTTCAGGAGTTAACTCTGTAACTGATAAGCAGCTTTCTTTAGCATCTACTCCATGTGGGCCCTTGGCCTCTGTCTGCAAAGCTTCCACATGAGTATCATACTTAGAGGCACCACTGCAGATTTCTATTTCTGACAATTCATCCCCTGAATCCAGAGACatgtcctcctcatccttctcatccttTTCTACAAGAACTACattaaaagagagagaaagttCTATTCTATTGAAATATAAACTTTGGTTAAAAAGGCCATACACTACTCACAGTGTTACACTTCAGGTCTGCCAGTCCACCAGCACTTTAAGTCTTGGTCTTCTGCCACTTGTGTTCACTTACTCAACACACACACTCAACCCTCTGTAGGAGTGTCCAGTTACTTGGTGCTAAAAGCTTCTGCACAGCGTGCTCATATTTAGTGCTGGGAAATCCCAACTCCCAGCTCCAAAGGGGACAATGTCAAAACAGCATCTAAAGTTACACAGCAGGTGAGTATTTGATCAGACAATTAAAGGAGTACAATTACTGACATCTCAGTACAGTTTATCTACTCTAGTAGATAAAGCAGGTAGAGACAAGTTTATCCTTTTCCTGAAAACAGATGTCCTGTCTAGTGCCTCAAACACCATGTTAGCCTGTACTTCTGTCTTCAAGGTCTCTGTGCTCCATCCCCACTGCTTTTTCCCCATCATTCAAACAGGAGTAGCTTGAGAGTTGGGTTTTCCTTGCCAGCTGCAGTGGCTGTTGACCAGAGCCAAGGCACACTGTCCCAGCACCTCCACCCCACACATGCAGTTTAGAAAGGAAAGTTTAAGTGTGTTTGACCTCACCTGATTGTCtttggccagcactgcaggaagCAAGGTGGTTCTGCTCAGTAACAGTGTTGTTAAACCCAACGAGACTTTTAAAGTTACGCATGAAGTCATCAACAGCAGCAACCACTATGCCATTGTCAACGTAGCTCGAGAGCGTCTGGAGGTTCTTTTCTAAATACATACAAGAGTTTCTATTAATATTTAGCACCTATTGTCAAAAAAGGGGGAGAGGTATTCACACAAGTGGGATTTACCTGTTAGGAAGACAACATGTCTCTGTTTTATGTTTTGAGCCTGAAGCCTGATGAGACAGTCAAGTTCTGGAGCATTTCGAGTCTGAGAGTCACAGTTATGGTAAGACAGAATCTCAACCAAGTACTTCTTCTCATAGGTGTTCAGCAGGGTGAGCAGGTCCAGGGCATTGGCATTCATCCTGCAGCGGGGGGAAAGCTCACTGTTAGAAACAGTTTAAGGGCAGTCTAAATATCAAAAGACAAACATAAGAGTAAGTTCTATTTAAGTGTTTTGGATGGCATAATGAAAACTGAAGCATTTTAACAGCTCATATTTTAGAACCTTACTTACCTCCccagctctttcagttttttttgtattttgcagTGGACTTTCCATTGCCATTTCCCATCTGGGGTATTGAGATCCTCCAGAAATGTTAGGAACTGTTTTAGTTTATCTGTTATAGAGATATTGAATAAAAGTTAAATTTTGTGGTATGTAGACTGAGAATACTGCTTCAGTGTATACAAAAAGCTGTTTCCTGTTTTCATCACAGTACAGTCACAAAGTTTTATTCCATACAGACTGGCCAACAGCAGTATCATAAAACTGAGCTGCCTTTCTGCACCTCAGGTGCCCAGCAGTGGTATTTAAAAGCTGACCTCAGTATACACACTCTACCTTGCTAAAATAATTCAAACAATTCTAACCTCATTAACAATTCGATTTCAAATTAAGAAAAAGTATATATAGCATATTTGTGGATAGAGTAGTAAGGAATAAAAGGCTTCACAGACATAACTACACAATGTAATACAAACTGAAGACAAGATCTCCCTGTTCATGTGCTCTTCAAGAACACCACTGGGCTGAGAAAGAGACTGAACTAGCTGAAGTTCTCAAAGAACATCACAAAAATTGGAGGACCTGATCCTTCACTATGGTGAGTATGGGACTTCTCACATACTGAAATGTCAGGATTTTAGTTCTAAAGCTTCCAGAAGGATCACACCTACCTGTAGTGATGGACTCTGGGTTAAGGACAGATTCATCTGACACAACAAAGCCTCCAGACACAAACAGGTCATTGTAAGTGTGATTTTTCACATCATCCAAACTATCAACCCCTGCAAAGCTGACACAGGAGAACCTCTtcagagtcaccaggccagggatctgttaaaaaacatttgaaatCAGAGGTGCAACCACAGCTCacacagaaaaaggaattaCACAACTCTCCTACCTACTGATGCCAGGCACCAAActtcaaaacacattttcaaaaaaTGACTGTTTCTTCTCCTGCCTAGGGAGGTGCTCTCTCAGGACCATTACAGGAATAAGGTAAATGGATGTTGGGCACttcaaataattttactttCTGTCCAGCACAGGGCCTTAAGCTGTCAGGAATAGCTCAGGTCATTTGAAAGTTGCCTTCACTTCCTGTTAGAGCATCACAGAACCAGAAGCAGAACTACTCAGGACTCTGCACAGCTTTACAACTACCAACAATAAATATGCATTAGCACATGCATGGTGGTGGAAGAAGTTATGAGTAAATGTTGTGACAAGACCATTTTTACTCCAACCATTTTGTTTCTTCCAACAGCAGCTAAACAGGGTCCTGTTGAATGCTGTGCTGTTAGAAGAAAGCAGCCTTGCTCCAAATGAGCTCCTCTCACTATTGCCAACAGGTTTCTGTAGCTCAGTTACTTACGTGGGACATACCTTATGGATGAGATTGGCAATGTCTTCATTCTGGATAATGATCAACAGTTTATCTGAATTATCTCTTCTTTTAAGGAACTCCTCTGGATGGCACTCGGTGTTCCCTAACCTTTTAAGATATTCCTGCCACCACAGAGAGAGGAGACAAGGAATAAGTGAATAGGTAgtttggttaaaacaatgccCAGATGACACCCACAGCAAGAAGGTTTTCCACTTCAGTGAATCCCAGAGGGACTGGCTGCTTTATCTCTCCCATAAATTAATCAGAAGGATGCAGCAACAAAGAGCAGCTGTTTCAGCAATTCAGTCATTCTTATcaaatcacacacacacaatcaACTGACAGTATCAAACTGCCCCAGTTTTCAAGGAAGGCCAGAAGTTTACAACTTTCATCCTACACATTTAAGTCCAGAAGCACAGTGATTTGTCAAACTTCTGTCTACTATCAATTaaaggggaagagaaaaaaccccaaaggcaCAGAGTGACTTTCTTACTTTCTTTCTACAATGGTAGCTATCACATTTCCTCACTTATCACCTTTTTTCTGTAAGCCCACCCCTGGCAGGATCTTCAGAAAGGACCAACCTAGAGCCTGTTCTGTTTTCCAGCTCAAAGAAAAAGACTTACGTAAAAGCTAAATATAAGCAAGACTACCACAAAAGCTCAATGAAGAAATGGGACAGGACAGCCTATTTTCACAACTCACTTTCACAGTGAAAGCAAGTCTGGTTTCATACAAGGGGATTTGAAAGACACTCTGTTCTGACACTAGAGAGAGGTTGAACTGAAACAGCTTTACCTTGATTTCTCTGCAGAGAAcactttcttcctcttcatgAATATAAAATTTGAGAGTGTTTTTCTGTACATCTTCTATTATTTTGACCAGCTGGGTAAGTACTTCAGGTTTTAACTTGCTCATAAGATTAGAAAAATATGGTTGAGTTGAAATGTTTAAGTTCTTAGGGGACTTCTGCATCTTTTCTGGTGGTTCCATGAGATCACCACCAGAAGAAGTCTGATCCTCTGGTTTAGCATTCCCATGActcattttctccttccctgggggcAGGCTTGCTGAGGGCTGCTCATGAGAATGCAGCTCTTGCCCCAGGTCACTGCACAGTGGCTCTGGGCACACAGCCAGCGTGTTGGGCCCCCCgggggcagtgctgctcaccaTCTCCAGTGCTTCAGGACTAGAATAAACTGGGGGAGTCTGCTTCACGCATGAAGAAGCCAAAATGACATTGTTCAACTTCTCAATCAGGCTCTCTATGTATTCTTGGACAGAAATCTCTGATGCCTGCAAACAGATGTGTTCAGAAAGTCTCATGATCCTCTCCTGGGCAGAAAGGACTGGTGTGGACATGTCACTGACATAAGGAATGTTTTTTTGCTGCAACATTTCTTCAATCTTTCTTGCAAAGAGCTTATATTCTTCTAACAGTGTTGTCTCTATTACTGCACTAATGGAATGCTTAGCTGTAAGAGGTTGATCTGTTAGCTCATACTGATCTTCAAGTTTCTCCACTTGTCCTGTGTAATATCCATCTTCTGCTGTCCCCTTCTGTGTGTCTGAAAATGGAGAGCATGGCAATTGATAATCAGAATTTCTCTGTCTATTTACTACCCGGGGGTCATTAGGAAGTGCATCCGTTGGTGGCAAATATTCCAGTGGCTCTTCTGGTGATTTCAGACCTACAGAAGAAGAGTtcatcatcaccatcaccaTCATCTCATGTGTGAAAGTCACACACAGCTGATACACCAAAACCTCCAAATCCCAGCCTGAAAACAGCATTACTGTTATGCCTGCCCCACCAACCAACTTAAATCCCAACACTCAAGTGTTACAGTCTCCTGAGGTACAGAAGCACAGTACATTTAACAGCTAAGACAGTGAAACAGCACAGTCCAAGTCTGCTGAAAAAGCAGAATACAAGTCGTTTTCCCAGAGATAATGTAGAATAAGCACAACAGGATATACCTccattataaattaaaaattaaattagaaatCAAGCAGGGCAACATATCATTCAAGTATTTTCATTTGCTACTAGGTTAAAATCCTCCCTTTTTCAAAAACTTAGACACAAATGACCTTGTGGAGTTGGACTGCAAGCTGCACCTGATCTTGCAATTgtgaaaataagattttttctTGACAAGGGAAGGATATCAGTCTGATGGATTACTGACACAGCTTCAGTGGTGCTGCAAGGAGTGCTTGGAAGACCCTCATAACCCCAGCTCAATTTCTTCACCATCCATATTCAAAAGTATAGTTCTGTTTGTTCTTAAAGCATTAACATTTCTAATTTGTGTTAATATAAGGCCAAACCAATATTCTCCACCAATATCGTTTTCATCCAGCAGATTTCTGCATTAatcaaatacaaaaaataaCTGCACAGGCTATAGACGTGCTTGTGTACCAACATGTGATCCAAGAATGGATCTATGAATCCAGGTACAAACCTTTAGAATATGTTTTCATTCATGACTTGTAGGAACAGAGGGGTTAAAATCCATCTTACCTGTAATTGGGATAAGTTTCCAGTGCATTCCAACTTCCCCTACATTATTTGAGCAGGGATGTTGCCTGAGATAGCCATGTTCTATAGGTGCACTAGGACAGGGACTGCAGTCTTCAAAGGCACTCCCAGAGCTTGCTTCctaaaaagcaagcaaaatgcTCATCTCAAAAcaatttcttttggttttgctcACTATTTATTAAGTTTCTACATTCTGAGCAGCTGACAGAAAGAACTGAGTTCACCAGCACACTGGCAGTTCTGCTATCAATCTAATCCAGCCAAACCTGGAAACATTTCCATGAGGTACTTCTCTGGTCTCTCATTGCTAATGCAGTCCTGAGCACTGGTCTTACAGTATGGAAGCTGGGGGTGCCcaaggggaaggaggggagaaCTGGCTGCTCCCTCACTCTTTCCAGGCTTTTGTCCTCATACCTGACTAAAGCCATGAGGCACTTTAAATAATAtagtttaaataatttaaatttaaataataaagttGCTGAGGCACTGACTACAACTAGTACTGGGTTCTTAAAAAAGCCAATTTCATCTCACATTCCAGATGGGTAGAAGCAAAACAGATTACAGGTAGGACAAACTCATTCCTGCTCTGTGACTTAGAAACTGGGCTTTGTGTGGAAGTACCAGTAACTGAGATCATGGAACAATCACTCTTGCAGGGTAAGGATCTGGGGCACTGTGATCCCTAAGCACAAGGGAATTCATATACAGCACTGCACCAAGAAGGCACATTAAGAGAGCTGAGCATGCAGTGAAATACCCAGAATTCTTCAATTCTGCCCCTTTTTTATTACAGAAAGAATAAAGAACCATGAACACACACTTAAGAGTGGAGAAAATTTCCACCTATGTTCCTACCAAACAGAAAAGCTTCACAGAAGAGTTAACATGTATCTCTGTTTGCCTCcgtaaaaaaagatttttttttcatttagtcTCATATTTATGAAAATAGCACTTTCACTGTCAGCATCTTGGCAGTTTCACTTACTTGTAAATGTAGTGTGTGCTCAAGGGGTGCTTCGTTGGGTGGGAGCTGCAGACTGACATCCACGGGGTAGGGCAAGCCCGGCATGTCAGCTTCCAGCACGGccgggctctgcagctccttgaAGGTAACGCTGTCAGCCTGAGCAGCGTCGGGAAGCTCCGGATCCTgcctgtcctgagctggaatgGATTCATACCCATAGTTTTGTCTCAGATACTCTTCGATCTCCTCGGTGCCTGAGGCCAAGGCCTGAGTGACAGACTGTGCCAGTGCTGGgtcccaggggctggcaggggccaGCGTGTCCAGCAGCGCTCTgaccagcccctcctgctcgGCGCCAGCGTCGGACACATCCGCCTGCCCCAAGTCACCCTCGTGGCCACCGTGGTCAGAATTGCTTGAGAACACATAGTGTGGTGAATCCAAGGTTCTGCCCCCTTAGGAGAGAGTGAGGAGGGGAAAAGGAATCCATTATTCAGtctcaaaatgaaaacaaaaccaaatcgcCCCCACAAACATCGGCCATGTACCCACAGGCTCAATCTTTAGCATCAGTTTGTATGTACACAGACTTATTTAACAAAAATATAGACATGCTTTCATCACATATTCTATGTCATTAATCAATGTCAAAAGACCTTTGAAGGCTCACAGAATTCCAAGCAGGAATCCCAACCATAAAGTCCACCCTTTGCCTCCTCCATCCCTACATGCCAGTCAGTATCTTTTGTCCCTCCAAGAGGACAACTAAGATCAGTCACTTCATCTTCCAGTGATTCACACACATGAGAGTGACTGGTGCTTGATGGAAATCCCCTCTTTGAGTCACCATGCTCCCATTTCCCCCTTCTACAAGAGGCTTCTATAATTGCTTTGAGAAAATGGTCAGGGAAACAGAAATCAAAGAGTTTTTTCTGGCAGACCTTAAGTCAGAGGGTATCTGTGATACTTCTCTGAGGTTTGGATATAGATAATTTCATGCACAGAATTATTTAATCTTATTAGGTTGTTTCCTTTGTCCCACTACACACATTACTGGCTATTTCAAAACTGAACTATGCTTCTTCCCTTCAACCCAAGCTCCTTAGGTATGAAATAGGGTAGTGGACACAGGAAGAATTACAGCCAAGTCAAACTCTACAGAAGACAGTATCAAGTCTGCTGAGTGTTCTGTATTAGAAAGCCTTTGGACAGCTCCGCAGACAAGTAAACTCTCTGAAAGTCTGCTTTCTTTCCAAAGAGGCTAAACAAAAGCAACTTCCAGGAAAATTCCCCTTAACTTGTCTCCTAAAAAGTGGAAACctgcaaaaaaaaccactttcagATCTCAGGCCAAGGTTTAAATGAACCATCATGCATTAAATTGCCACAGCATGCAAAAAGATACTCAATCTTAATGAGTGTTAAATATGCTCTGAATAACAATGTTTAAAGAACTCTAAACAAAGACTTTCTTACCTTCGCACTGACAAATATTCTCTGAAGAGTCATTCATTTTTAGGTATTTCTGAGaattttcagattgtttttcCAGCTTTCTTTTCAGACCACTTCTAATTCTGGGGTCTTCAGAATCAGAATCTCCACCTACATTTTTCTTCCTACACTGGATCAAGTTAATAAGATCCTTGAGTCTTTCAGTATCATAGTCTCCAAAAGGAGGCACTTTTTTTTTGACAACAGTGGCTTCATATTTGGGATGGATTCTTTTCCTGCATTTTGCCTTGGCAAAGTCACAGTAGTCTTCTGTAGCTTCATAATCTGAGAGGGGGCTGAAGCGATGAGGCTTCCTATTTCTATCCAGCAGTTCCTTAGCCCTGGAAAGGGGGAGCTGATAGACCTCCTgactgaaaatgtattttttcaagTACGTGTCAATGTCACCTTTGTGTTTTGGGGCAGGGTGCAGAAATCTTTTGTCATCCAGCCGTGTACTGTACTCATTAAATGTAAATTCTCTCCCTCTTCCAGGGCCATTGTAGAGTTTTTTGAAGTACTCATGTATGTACCTTTCCACAACAGCATCTGCTTTTCCACAATAGTAATCTACACTGCTGTGTCTACGGCTCCGGAGCAAAGCACAATACAGAGCTGGAACCAACTTTGTGAACTCTGCaaccatttcctttttctcatgCAAAACCGTGGTAGTTGAATTTTTCTGTGTTCCATATGAAACACTTTTTTGTGCTgccaaaaggagaaaaaggaatcCACAATTAAAATCAAACCATGAAGCTATAAATAAATGACTAGTTAGCAATACTCTGTGTTAATACATGCTGGGTGAAACACAGTTTGCAATGACCATGAAGAAGTAATTCAGAAGCCAGGGATGCTATATCAAGAAATTTCAACAAGTTTTACATTCCCAAATATTAACAAATGAACCTACAATGAGCAGTATTTGAATTTGTGATGAAACAAATATTTCTAGATACAGCATGACCATAACCAATGCAAACTGTTACTCTTAGTTCACTCCGACTGAGTACTACAAAAATCTTCAACAGAGGATACTCTGTTTAAATACACCTGCACACAACAGTGAGCAAACCTACCTGAGTTAATGACACCTCTGGACTCTGGAAACAGAAACATTGCATGAAGCACACGGGACCGTCCAGTCTGGTGGTCTAGAGcacaaaaaaacagaaacagtTAAAAAGGAGAGGACCACCCAAAGTCAATCTAGTAATCAAAAACCCACACCcctaaaaaaatgaaacaagaaacCCAACTCAAACACAAAACCCCGAGTATGCTTACCGTAAGGGGACATCATCTGccaaggagaaagaagaaaaagaaatcctcTGTCCACAAGTGGTTTCACAAGGACCTGTTTTCAAGCAAAAACAGCAAACTGCTTCAAAGACATTTTCTCACTATGAATACTCTTCTTGACTGTAAGATAATTCTGTCATGGGCAGAGAAGTGCCCTGGTACTTCAGAGTATGCCAGCTAAGGAATTCCAGTGAGACTGTGGATCTTGTAGGATGCCTGAAAGTACTAActagtaaaattatttttaaaaataggaatAGACAAATCTGTTACACTCACAAGTTTCTCCTTCTCCAGTTTTTGAAGTAAACCCTCTAAGTGACTCCCAGAACGGGACTTCTCCACAACTTCATACAGGCTGCAGTACACGCCATTCTTCCACACTGACAGGACACAAGGGGAGAAAGGGAGTGtaaggaaaacagaaacaaaaatgtaattcagaaaacttgaaaatgctgaatttaaagaaattaaaagagaacTATTtaccttcttttctttcttggtaagtttctttcaagaacaatgctGGTGAAATCTTTTTCTTCAACTGATCAATGCTTACAACTTTTTCAACCTCAAGTTTCTCAGGACTGGAGAAGAAGGGTGGGGGGagataaacaaaaaataaagaccTCTTTTTTTACCTTCTACATTCCTATACTCACTGATAAAATAAGAACCAGTAAATACATGTCCTTAAGAATATTTCCTTTGGACTATCTCATGGGTCAGGGGTGTTTATTCCCGCAGAGGAGTGTGTGTCacttgaatggaaaaaaaaaaaccaacaaacccacAAAGAACAGA of the Passer domesticus isolate bPasDom1 chromosome 9, bPasDom1.hap1, whole genome shotgun sequence genome contains:
- the TASOR gene encoding protein TASOR isoform X3 — encoded protein: MADAVIRSGGEMEPEQHQRMEKTSAGVLGVESSRAGAAEDTTQNGGRSESGSAGEALLVAGVAAEDKVPTNLSISSSSQRRSSISTANEQQQQQPPSGVLGGLPPLPKPSEDQQPVRRNYQIPRKSREKKALFQPVPPGSREFEGIIKILHSSYLDSNSVSNFKYRKASLVHSELLEKEFTEKRRQLKSDGHLEKELSESYAFLMVDRCQIQSICEKGLQVGHSKITILGRPSMGVYISKYADLLQPNPLEFGATGDVIVFKIIKGKMKSIYDHIGMKAMESTVKSVLDPTPKHECHVSKNASKVTSLLAYRAYELTQYYFYEYDFDEVRQRPRHVCPYAVVSFTYKDDMVQGPKFGPPSRANTYHADRNTETPNVTLWRGQLWNKGKLVCHVSLKSTARLFLPCRLPEKLEVEKVVSIDQLKKKISPALFLKETYQERKEVWKNGVYCSLYEVVEKSRSGSHLEGLLQKLEKEKLVLVKPLVDRGFLFLLSPWQMMSPYDHQTGRSRVLHAMFLFPESRGVINSAQKSVSYGTQKNSTTTVLHEKKEMVAEFTKLVPALYCALLRSRRHSSVDYYCGKADAVVERYIHEYFKKLYNGPGRGREFTFNEYSTRLDDKRFLHPAPKHKGDIDTYLKKYIFSQEVYQLPLSRAKELLDRNRKPHRFSPLSDYEATEDYCDFAKAKCRKRIHPKYEATVVKKKVPPFGDYDTERLKDLINLIQCRKKNVGGDSDSEDPRIRSGLKRKLEKQSENSQKYLKMNDSSENICQCEGGRTLDSPHYVFSSNSDHGGHEGDLGQADVSDAGAEQEGLVRALLDTLAPASPWDPALAQSVTQALASGTEEIEEYLRQNYGYESIPAQDRQDPELPDAAQADSVTFKELQSPAVLEADMPGLPYPVDVSLQLPPNEAPLEHTLHLQEASSGSAFEDCSPCPSAPIEHGYLRQHPCSNNVGEVGMHWKLIPITGLKSPEEPLEYLPPTDALPNDPRVVNRQRNSDYQLPCSPFSDTQKGTAEDGYYTGQVEKLEDQYELTDQPLTAKHSISAVIETTLLEEYKLFARKIEEMLQQKNIPYVSDMSTPVLSAQERIMRLSEHICLQASEISVQEYIESLIEKLNNVILASSCVKQTPPVYSSPEALEMVSSTAPGGPNTLAVCPEPLCSDLGQELHSHEQPSASLPPGKEKMSHGNAKPEDQTSSGGDLMEPPEKMQKSPKNLNISTQPYFSNLMSKLKPEVLTQLVKIIEDVQKNTLKFYIHEEEESVLCREIKEYLKRLGNTECHPEEFLKRRDNSDKLLIIIQNEDIANLIHKIPGLVTLKRFSCVSFAGVDSLDDVKNHTYNDLFVSGGFVVSDESVLNPESITTDKLKQFLTFLEDLNTPDGKWQWKVHCKIQKKLKELGRMNANALDLLTLLNTYEKKYLVEILSYHNCDSQTRNAPELDCLIRLQAQNIKQRHVVFLTEKNLQTLSSYVDNGIVVAAVDDFMRNFKSLVGFNNTVTEQNHLASCSAGQRQSDAVLTLSPLELGVGISQH
- the TASOR gene encoding protein TASOR isoform X4 — translated: MADAVIRSGGEMEPEQHQRMEKTSAGVLGVESSRAGAAEDTTQNGGRSESGSAGEALLVAGVAAEDKVPTNLSISSSSQRRSSISTANEQQQQQPPSGVLGGLPPLPKPSEDQQPVRRNYQIPRKSREKKALFQPVPPGSREFEGIIKILHSSYLDSNSVSNFKYRKASLVHSELLEKEFTEKRRQLKSDGHLEKELSESYAFLMVDRCQIQSICEKGLQVGHSKITILGRPSMGVYISKYADLLQPNPLEFGATGDVIVFKIIKGKMKSIYDHIGMKAMESTVKSVLDPTPKHECHVSKNASKVTSLLAYRAYELTQYYFYEYDFDEVRQRPRHVCPYAVVSFTYKDDMVQGPKFGPPSRANTYHADRNTETPNVTLWRGQLWNKGKLVCHVSLKSTARLFLPCRLPEKLEVEKVVSIDQLKKKISPALFLKETYQERKEVWKNGVYCSLYEVVEKSRSGSHLEGLLQKLEKEKLVLVKPLVDRGFLFLLSPWQMMSPYDHQTGRSRVLHAMFLFPESRGVINSAQKSVSYGTQKNSTTTVLHEKKEMVAEFTKLVPALYCALLRSRRHSSVDYYCGKADAVVERYIHEYFKKLYNGPGRGREFTFNEYSTRLDDKRFLHPAPKHKGDIDTYLKKYIFSQEVYQLPLSRAKELLDRNRKPHRFSPLSDYEATEDYCDFAKAKCRKRIHPKYEATVVKKKVPPFGDYDTERLKDLINLIQCRKKNVGGDSDSEDPRIRSGLKRKLEKQSENSQKYLKMNDSSENICQCEGGRTLDSPHYVFSSNSDHGGHEGDLGQADVSDAGAEQEGLVRALLDTLAPASPWDPALAQSVTQALASGTEEIEEYLRQNYGYESIPAQDRQDPELPDAAQADSVTFKELQSPAVLEADMPGLPYPVDVSLQLPPNEAPLEHTLHLQEASSGSAFEDCSPCPSAPIEHGYLRQHPCSNNVGEVGMHWKLIPITDTQKGTAEDGYYTGQVEKLEDQYELTDQPLTAKHSISAVIETTLLEEYKLFARKIEEMLQQKNIPYVSDMSTPVLSAQERIMRLSEHICLQASEISVQEYIESLIEKLNNVILASSCVKQTPPVYSSPEALEMVSSTAPGGPNTLAVCPEPLCSDLGQELHSHEQPSASLPPGKEKMSHGNAKPEDQTSSGGDLMEPPEKMQKSPKNLNISTQPYFSNLMSKLKPEVLTQLVKIIEDVQKNTLKFYIHEEEESVLCREIKEYLKRLGNTECHPEEFLKRRDNSDKLLIIIQNEDIANLIHKIPGLVTLKRFSCVSFAGVDSLDDVKNHTYNDLFVSGGFVVSDESVLNPESITTDKLKQFLTFLEDLNTPDGKWQWKVHCKIQKKLKELGRMNANALDLLTLLNTYEKKYLVEILSYHNCDSQTRNAPELDCLIRLQAQNIKQRHVVFLTEKNLQTLSSYVDNGIVVAAVDDFMRNFKSLVGFNNTVTEQNHLASCSAGQRQSDAVLTLSPLELGVGISQH